A stretch of Thermomicrobium roseum DSM 5159 DNA encodes these proteins:
- a CDS encoding DUF58 domain-containing protein: MESAPTVVPVEREELLPAGILASVVLGGAAVALGRPILALVAFAVTIVLGLGLLWLRFGFYRVRYWRQLQPDHVFPGEPVTLSLVLENAKPLPLPWVEVVEELPAALVIEGQQLEPSPKPERKVLRTLLSVGIAERVQRRYPARARRRGFYRLGPTRLTTGDPFGLARARLEIEPGGTLLVYPEIRPLESFGLPAEHPLGDATPLRPLLEDPLRIQGARPYQPGDSPRQIHWRATACLGELQTRLLERSAAPVLALFLDVNTFEHFWEGIRPGELEWAISLTASLASWGIEQGYQVGLWVNAPLVGGERFIRIRPGRHPHQLRRLLEALAMLVPHTGHRIEQLLSAEARLLSGGVTIVLVTALVTENLRRTLLALRQQGYGIALIAVGTSAGLLPRRGLAIFELEGERAPAA; the protein is encoded by the coding sequence GTGGAAAGCGCACCGACCGTCGTGCCGGTCGAACGCGAGGAACTTCTGCCCGCTGGCATCCTCGCCTCAGTCGTCCTCGGTGGTGCAGCCGTCGCGTTGGGGCGGCCGATTCTGGCTCTCGTCGCCTTCGCCGTGACCATCGTGCTCGGTCTGGGGCTGCTCTGGCTGCGCTTCGGCTTTTACCGGGTCCGTTATTGGCGTCAGCTCCAGCCGGACCATGTCTTTCCCGGGGAACCAGTCACGCTGAGCCTCGTCCTGGAGAATGCCAAACCGCTCCCCCTTCCCTGGGTCGAGGTCGTCGAGGAACTGCCAGCCGCACTCGTCATCGAAGGTCAGCAACTCGAGCCCTCGCCCAAGCCGGAGCGCAAGGTGCTGCGGACGCTTCTCTCGGTCGGGATCGCGGAGCGCGTGCAGCGACGCTATCCGGCACGCGCGAGGCGACGTGGCTTCTATCGCCTCGGGCCGACCCGCCTGACGACCGGCGATCCTTTCGGCTTGGCTCGCGCTCGTTTGGAGATCGAACCCGGCGGGACTCTCCTCGTCTACCCGGAGATCCGACCGCTGGAATCGTTCGGTCTCCCAGCCGAGCATCCGCTCGGTGACGCGACCCCCTTGCGCCCGTTACTCGAGGATCCACTACGCATCCAGGGTGCTCGTCCCTACCAGCCTGGCGACTCTCCGCGGCAGATCCACTGGCGTGCCACTGCTTGTCTCGGGGAACTACAGACGCGCTTGCTGGAGCGCTCCGCTGCACCCGTCCTGGCACTTTTTCTGGACGTGAATACCTTCGAGCATTTCTGGGAAGGAATTCGTCCTGGAGAACTCGAGTGGGCGATTTCACTCACCGCCTCCCTGGCCTCTTGGGGCATCGAGCAGGGCTATCAAGTCGGGCTCTGGGTCAATGCGCCCCTCGTCGGTGGTGAACGGTTCATCCGTATCCGGCCAGGGCGTCATCCGCACCAGCTCCGGCGTCTGCTCGAGGCGCTGGCCATGCTCGTCCCGCATACCGGTCATCGCATCGAGCAGCTTCTCAGCGCTGAAGCGCGACTGCTCAGCGGCGGCGTCACGATCGTGCTGGTCACTGCGCTCGTCACGGAGAATCTGCGCCGGACGCTGCTCGCTCTCCGACAACAGGGTTACGGCATCGCGCTGATCGCCGTCGGGACCTCGGCCGGCCTCCTCCCGCGGCGAGGACTCGCCATCTTCGAGCTGGAGGGAGAACGTGCTCCGGCGGCCTGA
- a CDS encoding DUF4129 domain-containing protein, with protein sequence MLRRPDPLTIALAASALAAEALAVTPLVAWLAVLSGADPIAVPGWLSLATTGLVGYGLARLVLTRTQDPAWSRFLASGCWLLWTLGWWALRERSLEAIPGFFAALVSLDAPAVGLAILSALAWWRALGLASDPHPFQGSYLRWAIMRDLLFVGGTTVLAAASGGAAAQVVWHRLEFGAPLLLVVRLLTAVLVQAEAVRLAYPAAISSTRWVTWSAVLALGIVCLSALASLVAGPTLWPHLVRPVTWLLTLIVAVLVTLAVLLAVLIWTALRLLVWMLRAIAGQHEPGPPPALPVLPDLLRPRDTLAHLAVPTWLERGLVALTGLLLALGLLVLIARAFRRIRSRPIATSASELRERVSLASIRDILPAFRWSGSAPRLRRSPGLPHDVRSAYRAALVLLAARGFVRRASETPLELAHRVTSVWPQLAQPLQDLTARYLVARYAEHEDPHDRAAALDDWRELARRLAEEP encoded by the coding sequence GTGCTCCGGCGGCCTGATCCGCTCACCATCGCACTGGCCGCGAGCGCGCTCGCCGCAGAGGCACTGGCTGTGACACCACTCGTCGCCTGGCTGGCCGTCCTCTCCGGTGCCGATCCGATCGCGGTACCGGGTTGGCTTTCGCTCGCTACCACAGGCCTGGTCGGCTACGGGCTCGCTCGCCTCGTGTTGACCCGAACCCAGGACCCCGCGTGGAGCAGGTTCCTGGCTTCCGGGTGCTGGTTGCTCTGGACGCTCGGGTGGTGGGCGTTGCGCGAACGATCGCTCGAGGCAATTCCCGGCTTTTTCGCTGCCCTGGTCAGTCTCGATGCACCGGCGGTCGGATTGGCGATCCTCAGCGCGCTGGCCTGGTGGCGCGCGCTCGGCCTGGCGAGTGACCCGCACCCGTTTCAGGGTTCCTACTTGCGGTGGGCGATTATGCGTGATCTCCTGTTCGTCGGCGGCACAACGGTTCTCGCAGCAGCGAGCGGCGGTGCCGCCGCGCAAGTAGTCTGGCACCGACTCGAGTTCGGTGCTCCCCTGCTCCTCGTCGTCAGGCTCCTCACCGCTGTCTTGGTGCAAGCGGAGGCCGTACGCCTCGCTTATCCTGCGGCGATCAGCTCGACCCGCTGGGTAACCTGGTCAGCGGTCCTCGCCCTCGGCATCGTCTGCCTCTCTGCACTGGCCAGTCTGGTGGCTGGTCCGACCCTGTGGCCGCACCTGGTGCGTCCCGTCACCTGGCTCCTCACGCTCATCGTCGCCGTCCTGGTGACGCTGGCCGTTCTCCTCGCCGTCCTCATCTGGACCGCGTTGCGTTTGCTCGTCTGGATGCTCCGGGCCATCGCCGGCCAGCACGAACCAGGTCCGCCGCCCGCGCTTCCGGTGCTGCCCGATCTCCTCCGTCCTCGGGACACTCTCGCGCACCTCGCCGTGCCGACCTGGCTCGAGCGAGGGCTGGTGGCACTCACCGGCCTGCTCCTCGCGCTCGGCTTGCTCGTGCTCATCGCGCGCGCCTTCCGGCGCATCCGATCGCGGCCGATCGCCACGAGCGCGAGCGAGCTCCGCGAACGCGTCTCTCTCGCAAGCATTCGCGACATTCTCCCCGCTTTCCGCTGGTCGGGATCGGCACCCCGTCTCCGCCGCAGTCCCGGCCTACCCCACGATGTCCGCAGCGCGTATCGCGCCGCGCTCGTTCTATTGGCGGCGCGCGGCTTCGTTCGCCGAGCCAGCGAGACCCCGCTGGAACTCGCTCATCGCGTCACGAGTGTCTGGCCCCAACTCGCCCAGCCGCTCCAGGATCTGACCGCCCGCTACCTCGTCGCTCGCTACGCGGAGCATGAGGATCCGCACGACCGCGCAGCAGCGCTCGACGATTGGCGAGAACTCGCGCGTCGGCTCGCTGAGGAGCCGTGA
- a CDS encoding trans-sulfuration enzyme family protein, which yields MPEQKPATRPETICTQAGLHQLESRTVPLAPPIWQTSAFAYPDMEAMDEIARGEEPGFIYARYGLPNHRQLELALASLEGAEDAVVTASGMSAIAATLFALTIPGERVVADTHVYRGTRLLLERDLARFGVIVDFVDCGDLEAVAGALERPARLLWVDTLTNPTLRVRNLPRLAALARAAGALMVVDNTFATPVHCRPLSWGAVLVVHSTTKLIGGHHDASGGVVAGPAAVVETIRGQVVRFGGRGGAFDSWLIQRGLVTLPLRAAQSSQSALLLAERLAAHPMVQAVLYPGLPGHPEHRLAERLLRDGFGAVVAFEFAGGEPAVRRFVRALRLVRFAETLGGAVTTLVHPATTSHRSLPVSERERLGISDGLLRLSVGLEHPEELWQDLEQALGHI from the coding sequence ATGCCCGAGCAGAAACCGGCGACCAGGCCAGAAACGATCTGCACGCAGGCAGGACTGCACCAGCTGGAGAGCCGAACAGTACCGCTCGCTCCACCGATCTGGCAGACGAGCGCTTTTGCCTATCCGGATATGGAGGCGATGGACGAGATCGCCCGCGGTGAGGAGCCGGGGTTCATCTATGCCCGCTACGGGTTGCCGAACCACCGGCAGCTCGAGCTGGCACTGGCGAGCCTGGAAGGGGCCGAAGACGCGGTCGTCACCGCGAGCGGCATGAGCGCGATCGCCGCCACGCTCTTCGCGCTCACCATACCCGGCGAGCGAGTAGTCGCCGACACGCACGTCTATCGCGGTACGAGACTGCTCTTGGAGCGAGACCTCGCGCGCTTTGGGGTGATCGTCGACTTCGTCGATTGTGGTGATCTCGAGGCGGTGGCAGGTGCACTGGAGCGTCCGGCTCGACTGCTGTGGGTGGACACGCTGACCAACCCGACCCTCCGGGTGCGCAATCTTCCGAGACTGGCGGCGCTCGCCCGAGCTGCCGGGGCACTGATGGTCGTGGACAACACGTTCGCGACGCCGGTGCATTGCCGGCCGTTGTCCTGGGGAGCGGTGCTGGTCGTGCATTCCACCACCAAGTTGATCGGTGGGCATCACGATGCGAGTGGCGGCGTCGTTGCCGGACCAGCGGCCGTGGTCGAGACGATCCGAGGACAGGTGGTGCGCTTCGGTGGGCGAGGTGGAGCGTTCGACAGCTGGTTGATCCAGCGTGGTCTGGTCACGCTGCCCCTGCGGGCAGCACAGAGCAGTCAGAGCGCGCTCCTCCTGGCGGAACGCCTGGCCGCTCATCCGATGGTGCAGGCGGTGCTCTATCCGGGCCTGCCGGGTCATCCGGAACACCGGCTGGCTGAACGACTGTTGCGTGACGGCTTTGGGGCCGTGGTCGCTTTCGAGTTCGCTGGTGGAGAGCCGGCGGTGCGGCGATTCGTGCGTGCTCTCCGCTTGGTGCGCTTCGCTGAAACGCTGGGTGGTGCCGTGACGACACTCGTGCACCCGGCGACCACCTCGCACCGTTCGCTGCCCGTGAGCGAGCGTGAGCGACTGGGGATCAGCGATGGGCTCCTGCGGCTCTCGGTCGGACTGGAACACCCGGAGGAACTCTGGCAGGACCTGGAACAGGCACTGGGGCACATCTGA
- a CDS encoding TIGR03557 family F420-dependent LLM class oxidoreductase, translating into MSRLGYSASFEQFHPSDLLRWCQLAEQEGFDSVLAADHFHPWTPEQGQSGFVWAWLGALGATTRLRFGTGVTPPIGFRYHPAIVAQAAATLEAMFPGRFWLGIGAGEALNEHIVGRYWPEPAERIRMLIEAIEVIQKLFTGKVIRHEGVYFKVESAKLYTMPDVPPPIIVGTAGPYMAKKTGQLCDGLLTPGANDEKLRLLLSRFEEGARAAGKDPRRMPRMIQVHVSWAETDEQAIENALREWPNGGMAFPKGDIRNPEDFQAMARLVRPEHFQGRVLMTSDLDRHGEFLQHLIDLGFTEIYVHNVGRNQEEFIRAYGRAVIPHLRWPADAPVAQAMSPSASRAGQ; encoded by the coding sequence ATGAGCCGCCTGGGGTACTCAGCTAGTTTCGAGCAGTTCCACCCCTCCGATCTCCTGCGCTGGTGCCAACTCGCTGAACAAGAGGGGTTCGATAGCGTGCTCGCTGCCGACCACTTCCACCCCTGGACACCCGAGCAAGGCCAGAGTGGCTTCGTCTGGGCTTGGCTCGGTGCGCTCGGTGCGACGACACGTCTCCGCTTCGGCACCGGTGTCACGCCGCCGATCGGCTTCCGGTACCACCCGGCGATCGTCGCGCAGGCTGCGGCCACGCTCGAGGCGATGTTTCCGGGGCGCTTCTGGCTCGGGATCGGGGCCGGCGAAGCGCTCAACGAGCACATCGTCGGCCGCTACTGGCCGGAACCGGCTGAGCGGATTCGCATGTTGATCGAGGCCATCGAGGTCATCCAAAAACTGTTCACTGGAAAAGTCATTCGGCACGAGGGAGTCTATTTCAAAGTCGAAAGCGCCAAACTCTACACGATGCCGGACGTCCCACCACCGATCATCGTGGGTACCGCTGGACCCTACATGGCCAAAAAGACTGGCCAACTCTGCGACGGTCTCCTGACTCCCGGAGCGAATGACGAGAAGCTCCGCCTCCTCCTGAGTCGCTTCGAGGAAGGAGCGCGCGCTGCCGGCAAGGATCCCAGGCGCATGCCTCGCATGATCCAAGTCCACGTCTCCTGGGCCGAGACCGATGAGCAGGCGATCGAAAATGCCCTCCGCGAATGGCCCAATGGCGGCATGGCCTTCCCCAAGGGGGACATTCGCAACCCCGAAGACTTCCAGGCGATGGCTCGGTTGGTCCGACCGGAACATTTCCAGGGCCGCGTCCTCATGACGTCCGACCTGGACCGCCACGGCGAGTTCCTGCAACATCTCATCGATCTCGGGTTCACCGAGATCTACGTGCACAATGTGGGACGCAACCAGGAGGAATTCATCCGCGCCTATGGGCGAGCAGTCATCCCCCACTTGCGCTGGCCAGCGGATGCCCCGGTCGCCCAGGCGATGAGTCCGTCTGCGTCTCGAGCAGGCCAGTAA
- a CDS encoding right-handed parallel beta-helix repeat-containing protein translates to MARWRQVLHWLSGWREPRPGLTVTGSVVLEPGHYDLPDPGDGALRIAADDLVIDGRGAVLDGRGRGGIGILLQGRRRVVIRHLAVRGYDWALLALDCEEIVVEDCNFSHNGASEGTFLDITRPDEGAGGGIRSIRSSNTRIARLVAREQDIGIDAIASHGLVVTDCDLSHNHAWGIRLHGSSSCRLERNRAQYVNRCGGTGCDAAGILVTGGSHRNLIAGNDLRWSGDGFFLGNQFSPPSDENLVVGNDGSYSPNNAFEATFSRGNVFRRNRACWSNFGFWLGFSTDTVLEGNLITDNRLDGVHWEHGARGVLRDNLIARNGRDGVAFTLDPANRDFPDRCVSTGHELRDNCFAANGRAAVFLLHTTRTRLVGNRYRAERTPLLLAGDTRENEIQDVFTTT, encoded by the coding sequence ATGGCTCGCTGGAGACAGGTCCTCCACTGGCTCAGCGGCTGGCGCGAACCGCGCCCTGGTCTCACGGTCACCGGGTCGGTCGTCCTGGAACCCGGCCACTACGATCTCCCCGACCCCGGAGACGGTGCGCTCCGCATCGCTGCGGACGATCTGGTGATCGACGGTCGCGGAGCGGTCCTCGATGGCCGAGGGCGCGGTGGCATCGGCATCCTGCTCCAGGGCCGCCGCCGAGTCGTGATCCGCCATCTGGCGGTACGCGGATACGACTGGGCGCTCCTCGCGCTCGACTGCGAGGAGATCGTCGTCGAGGATTGCAACTTTTCCCACAACGGTGCGAGCGAGGGGACCTTCCTCGACATCACGCGTCCAGACGAAGGCGCGGGCGGTGGGATCCGCTCGATTCGCTCCTCGAACACCCGGATCGCGCGGCTCGTCGCCCGCGAGCAGGATATCGGGATCGATGCGATCGCCTCGCACGGTCTCGTCGTCACCGACTGCGATCTCTCCCACAACCACGCGTGGGGTATCCGTCTCCACGGCTCCTCGTCGTGCCGGCTGGAGCGGAACCGCGCGCAATATGTCAACCGCTGCGGCGGGACTGGTTGCGATGCAGCGGGCATCTTGGTGACTGGCGGATCGCACCGCAATCTGATCGCCGGCAATGACCTACGCTGGTCGGGCGACGGCTTCTTCCTCGGCAACCAGTTCAGCCCGCCCTCCGACGAAAACCTCGTCGTCGGCAACGACGGCTCGTACTCGCCCAACAACGCCTTCGAGGCCACCTTTTCGCGCGGCAACGTGTTCCGGCGGAACCGAGCGTGCTGGAGCAACTTCGGCTTCTGGCTCGGCTTTTCCACCGATACCGTCCTCGAGGGCAATCTCATCACCGACAACCGGCTCGATGGCGTGCATTGGGAACATGGCGCCCGCGGTGTCCTGCGCGACAATTTGATCGCGCGCAATGGTCGCGACGGGGTCGCCTTCACGCTCGACCCTGCCAACCGCGACTTTCCCGACCGCTGCGTCTCGACCGGCCACGAGCTGCGCGACAACTGCTTCGCCGCCAACGGCCGAGCTGCCGTGTTCCTGCTCCATACCACGCGGACGCGCTTGGTCGGCAACCGCTACCGGGCCGAGCGGACACCGCTCCTTCTGGCCGGTGACACGCGCGAGAACGAGATCCAGGACGTGTTCACGACGACCTGA
- a CDS encoding SIR2 family NAD-dependent protein deacylase has protein sequence MKRAARQALVGLVGLGTEGEAAVDGGALSAEQRRLVEAIADALYQRGPGMAFTGAGISTESGIPDYRGPNGLWSRENPTRYRDFLNDPEVRRRYWDRRRQRYPILAGARPNVGHVALARLQAAGYLEIIVTQNIDGLHQKAGSPPERVVELHGTAHAIRCLSCELLWPAEEFDPGPPGTIPDCPVCGGLVKEATVSFGEPVPRRILEHALALAEATPVMLVIGTSLKVVPAAHVPRRAARAGAFVAIVNDEPTPLDREAAVVLRARAGAALAYLAELLVGAPADSARERAS, from the coding sequence GTGAAACGGGCAGCCCGTCAGGCTCTCGTGGGCTTGGTAGGATTGGGAACGGAGGGGGAAGCAGCGGTGGACGGCGGAGCGCTCAGTGCGGAGCAGCGGCGGCTGGTCGAGGCGATCGCGGATGCGCTCTACCAGCGGGGGCCAGGTATGGCCTTCACTGGCGCGGGGATCTCCACCGAGTCCGGGATACCGGACTATCGCGGGCCGAACGGGCTGTGGTCGCGCGAGAATCCGACCCGCTACCGCGATTTTCTGAACGACCCTGAGGTGCGGCGCCGTTACTGGGATCGACGACGCCAACGCTATCCGATCCTCGCCGGGGCGCGGCCCAATGTGGGACACGTGGCGCTGGCGCGCCTGCAGGCTGCGGGGTATCTGGAGATCATCGTGACGCAGAACATCGATGGGCTGCACCAGAAGGCGGGCAGTCCGCCGGAGCGGGTAGTCGAGCTGCACGGGACGGCGCATGCCATCCGCTGCCTGTCGTGCGAGCTGCTCTGGCCGGCCGAGGAGTTCGACCCTGGTCCGCCTGGAACGATCCCGGATTGTCCCGTCTGCGGTGGCCTGGTGAAAGAAGCCACCGTTTCCTTCGGCGAGCCGGTGCCGCGCCGGATTCTCGAGCATGCGCTGGCGCTCGCCGAAGCGACGCCGGTCATGCTGGTGATCGGTACCTCGCTCAAGGTCGTGCCGGCGGCTCATGTGCCGCGCCGTGCAGCGCGAGCGGGGGCATTCGTCGCGATCGTCAATGACGAACCGACCCCGCTCGACCGGGAAGCGGCAGTCGTCCTCCGGGCTCGGGCCGGGGCCGCGCTCGCCTACCTCGCCGAACTCCTCGTCGGTGCGCCGGCCGACTCCGCTCGCGAACGCGCGAGCTGA